The Arachis duranensis cultivar V14167 chromosome 9, aradu.V14167.gnm2.J7QH, whole genome shotgun sequence genomic sequence CTCAAAAACAAACTCTTTTAAATCAACATGGCATCTGGTAGAAAATGGAAACTTTTATTTTAACCGAACCCTATGGAAACTTTTATGTAAAATTGCCATCCAGAATTTTCAGAAAATAAACAACATCAAAGACTTACGAGaagcaaaataaaacagaaaaaaaaggggaaaaagatCCACAAGCAGAATGAAAGAGAGATATCACAGATATGTTTGAAGTTCTACGAGGAAGATGCATTTACCGAAGAAACTTTGCCGCTTCGTTCAATCTCTCTACGACTCCTCTGTTGAGAAGTAACCGCAAGGGGTTAACAATACTAAATTATTCTTCAATTCGCTTTATATATAGTTGCTATCACTAATGACCTAGGGCTTGTTTAAGtaagtttttaagaaaaaataattattttttataaaaagattttaaaaaataaaaataattttatatttaaatatctataaaaaaaattttatatatcaattatattttaatataataatataaaatattttttgtttatttattataaaaaccgtaattttaaaaaaatttacctttttaaatttttctttgttaactcgtttacactgtaaacgagatagcAGTGcttgtatctcgtttacacggTAAACGAGATAAGGCATGTCCGCGCCTATAAGTATAAGTCGTTTACAGCATTGTTTCGGGTCCCATTTTGACTTAGTCAACCTCTTTCTCCCCCTTTTAACCCTTTCCTACTCTATTTTTGACTGATACAGTCATGGCGCTCTAGGTGGGAAACGACGGGGACATCAACAGGCTGAACGAGACGTCGCATTACGCCAAGGCGGCCGACTTCGAGGTTAATTGCGTTCTGTTCATTTAATCTAAGTATGTGGCCATTGTTAGGGTAGTCTTGTAGTGACAAGAACGTAATTAAATGGTTTTTAAAACTCTATTTGCTTGTGCAAAGTTGTTATGGCTTAATTATTGGTTTGGAACTCTGTTTTTGTTGTGCTAGGTTGTTAGTATTGATAGCATTCTAATTAGGATTTTATTATTGGCATATGTGATGTAGAGATATGTGTAGGGTTTAAACATAAAAGTATGTTTTTAAGTAAAAGTAGCTGTAGTTTAGATAGAAATATTTGCTTAAAACAATTACTAAACAGAAAAAAGTAACATAttcattaaaacaaaaatttataatcaTCTCTTTATgaggttgaattttttttataattcttcAAAGGCCTCGACTTCTACTGCCTCGACGAATGAGTCATACCCTTTCTCCACCCGACGCCATCGTCCCGTATCTGGTTGAGGCCGAATTCGACCATATGATGTCCCAATATCATAAATGTTTAGGCCTTAAAAAACTAACATTCCCATGTCAACATGGCAAACTATACAAGGATGAATTTTTCACAGTAAATTTTATaagaaatcaaatattttcatgtTAAATGTGTGCAATTATACCTATTATGCAATGATAGAGaggataatttattatttagttttcaaaaaatattggAATAACTATcctgaaattttgaaaagaaaaacttataaaataaatatattagtaaaataatataataaaaattaactatcattatttatattttcatcataagactttattattttaatttaaaataaataaaattttattttttcactttatACTTCATCACTTTGAAGAAATTTGTCACATGCAGTGTGGTTACATATGTATCTCTAGGGagggagaaaaaagaaaaaaaagacacaAACACAAATAATCATAAAACAATCACCATAAAACTATCCAATTtgaagaacatctcttagattAAATCATTAAAGTATACAACGACGAGAGTACGGACCCTCACTTCTCCGAAAGATAGCGAGAGTggaattgaaatttattttacgGTTTTGAGGGTGAAAACGAGAACAAGAATTTTTGCTCATTAAAAACTTAAACCATTCTGATCTTAAATTTTGCAATTATCAAAATTCACCTTGAACGGTGCATCGAAATCCAAAGCTTAATAGCATAGCTACTCAAGATTTAGAGAATCAATACGTACTTCTAGTATTCTTTGAATTTTAACAAGTTacattttagaaaagaaaaatacttaTATGATAATATCTTCATATGAAGATGACATTATAAACTCTTAGAtggttaattaaatatatttagtcAAACATATCACATCATATAATGGGTCACAATACCATTGCTTGTATCATTCATTTTGCACTTTCACCTAGAACAACCACATTATTCCGCTTAAATTGAAATTCCAGAATTCAATTGATGGCAGAATctagaaaattctaataaaTGATATCCAAATATACTGTGTCACTAGTAGATTATGTTAAGCAAAAAGATTTAACTTAGTATATACATAAGCACTAAGATAAATGCATACGCACACACATCTAAGAAACTCAAATGGGGAATGCATGTCTGGCAAGATTACAACTCTAAGCCAAAAGTGATTAATTCCTCAACAGGGGATTCTGGCAATGCATCTAACATGGCTTTAAGATCTTCAACATTTTCATAAGTCCTTTCTAAATGTGTGACCTTCACAACCTTCAACCCATGCCAACAACACTGTTTGCTCCTTGAACGGAGATAGCACCCGCACTTCTTTCTATCCATCAGCATCTCATAGAAAAACtgttatttttgtgaaataatGAGTAAAGTTAGAGGCTCCATataacattttatttatcttgATAAGTATTTGATATTATCAACACTCAACAAATGAAACTTGGACTTAAAGTTGTAAAGGGGAAAATTCAAGCTGAAAATTTTGGAGACAATGACATACCACAATGAATGCCTTCATGTTAAAATTAGATTGCAAGCAGAATGAAATAGTTTTCGGGAAGCAACTTGAAAGCAACCAATTCATAAGGGGAAAATAGCGAGCTTCCATATTCATAGGAAAACATAATTGAACATGTTTAATACATGGAGGAGGTGATGAAACTTGCAATACACCCACACCCAGGATTTCTCTAATCTGCATAATTCAGGGTACAAACAGACAAATAAAGAGATGCCAAAACCTTTTGGGGTTTAATGTTTTGGACAAATTCCCTCAAGCTATAAACATGACGATGATTCATAATCACACCGTAATGAGCATTGAGTTCAAGTTGATTAGAAATTCTCAGAAAAGATATGACAGGGTTGCCTTTCCCGTCATACTCGCAGGATAATAAATTTGGAGCATCAATGTTGACCTCCTTCAAGTTAGAGCAATGTGATAAACTGAAGAACTTCAGTTCAGGACTTGGAATATTAATCCTTTCATGCTCAAACATAGAGCAATTATGCAACATCAAACTCTCAAGGAAAGGAATCCAATAAAACTGTTCAAGGAACCACTTGTTTGGGCTCCTCAAATTCTGCAAGCTCAACCATCTCAAATTTGTACAACTATCCAAATTCATCTTAAAAGGTGTATCCATATCAAGAGCACGATAATATAAGTTCTCAAGATTCGGAGCATCAATATATACCTCTTGTATTCCTCGGATATCAGCGCCCTTCAGCTTTTGTAGACCTTGCAAGTTGCAAGCTTAAATATTTCACTCAATAGGTCATAATCCTAGAATAGTGTGTATCCTCCACGTGAAGGGTTATATACATAACAAAAATGAAGAGTTAAATGCTCAATCAAAGGACAATGTGAAATGAAATGCTCGATAACCCTTTCATCTTCAAGAAGTACATGACTCAAAGACAATGTTCTCATTGAGAAAAACTTGAGCGAATGGTTTAAGAATGCAGGGTCAAGTCTAATCCCCTCTCTCAACACCAACTTAGTTAAATTCTTTGATTGCTAAGCCTTGGTCACGAAGCCTAGTTAATCTTTTACTGACATACTGAATGAACATGTCTAATTTGccatgtaaattaaaaaaattgcggCTGCAATAAGACAATATGGGAAATGAAAACCATGTTTCTCTCCATGCCTTTGACAAAACACTAGTCTTAGCAGCATCTTTGTCTGGTAACCTTCCGAGGATGTCATGAAGTATAACTTTTGGCAGACCGGATATTCGGTCCATTTCTTCTCAAACTACAGTTGTGTCCCTGGGATAAGGCGTTGAAAAAAGAGTTCAACATGTATCAGTATGGCATCTAGTAAAAAATAGGGACTAAGAACTTTTCAGGGACGAGTTTTTTCATATTAAAGCTCAAACTTTTCAGCATGACCCAAAATGTTGTGAACCGAACCCTAATTAAAATTGCCATCCGGAATTTTcagaaaatgaaaaacaaaaaacaaagaaagatccACAAGCAGAATGAAAGAAAGATATGTTTGAAGTTCTACGAGGAAGATGCATTTACCGAAGAAACTTTGCCGCTTCG encodes the following:
- the LOC110275592 gene encoding F-box/LRR-repeat protein At5g02910-like — protein: MDRISGLPKVILHDILGRLPDKDAAKTSVLSKAWRETWFSFPILSYCSRNFFNLHGKLDMFIQYVSLQKLKGADIRGIQEVYIDAPNLENLYYRALDMDTPFKMNLDSCTNLRWLSLQNLRSPNKWFLEQFYWIPFLESLMLHNCSMFEHERINIPSPELKFFSLSHCSNLKEVNIDAPNLLSCEYDGKA
- the LOC127741659 gene encoding uncharacterized protein LOC127741659 yields the protein MQIREILGVGVLQVSSPPPCIKHVQLCFPMNMEARYFPLMNWLLSSCFPKTISFCLQSNFNMKAFIVFFYEMLMDRKKCGCYLRSRSKQCCWHGLKVVKVTHLERTYENVEDLKAMLDALPESPVEELITFGLEL